The Mangifera indica cultivar Alphonso chromosome 12, CATAS_Mindica_2.1, whole genome shotgun sequence DNA window GTACACCAGGCTCTGCTGCTGCAATGGAGGACAGATTCTCACCGGGATGAAGAGGGTACGTTGTGAACAACCCGTAATCTTTGGATACGCTTCTATCACCACAAGAGCAATTAACGGTGACATTGATGAGAGCACCGGCTGGAATTCTAGTTGGCTCAAAAGTGTTGACCCTTTGCATCCAATCCTCAGTGGTGAGATTGGCAAAAGAAAAACTGACAACTCTATCATAAGTATCACCAAACACAGTTTGGTAAGTGAAAGTGTGGCCCAAGAAGTCACCGTTTAAGCAATCGCATGAAAAGGGCACGTTGATTCTCGTACCAGAAAGAATGCTATCTTGGTTTGGAACCTGAGGATTGTACTGAAGAATTTCGGAGATTTGTTTCCCAAAAATAGTGCTGATATACGTCAGGTTTGAGCCTTCCCATACGTAGTATGAAGCTAAAGCAAGATGACAACCCGCTTTGCACTTGGCTTCAACTTGGAGAAGATgattaagaagaagaagaagaagatggaagGTCAAGAAAACTAGTGGTGGAATTCTAGTTGTGTTtgagaaaattgtcattttttggGAGAGTTATGTGAAGTTTTGGGATCTTGTTAGAGAGATGATGTGAATGTGATAAATGATTTTGGTGTTTGTAATTTAGCAAtgtattttagattaaatttataatttaattcgaatgaattaattttgaaatagagTTTCAATTCgataatctaatttaaaatcaattcatttgttcaccttatattattatttatattattaataatattattcaactatacaataaaattatttattttattaataaatttttaataatattatatattaatttaaataaattaaaatttaaaataggtatttcTATTGTCATCATGTTATGTTTTGAATGATTCGCAAATTATTTTGTGCCTAATTCCGAACTAACCCACATTCACAATGAATAATATTCATGACGAAGgcaatgaatatttaaatggtCAACTCGATTGGCGTTCAAACCTAAACCAGAAGCCGGTCTAGTTTGAAGCCTACAATTGTCCTTCATGTGTTGTTTGCCTAAACTTTCAgatgttttagaaattaaatgaaGATAAATAGCTTAATATTGCTGTAGCTTTGTAGGTTTAATCAACAGGAGTGACAAAGCAAATAATCCTGCTCAAGAGAAAAAACATCcctaatttatctaatatagaGCTCCCTgactatattattttaataaaataatgtatttatattgcCAAAATAATTTACGCCTAATTATTATGTCTTCAGATTTACTTCTTTAATAAATACAGACAAATCCCGgccaagaaaaaaagaaaaagacaaaccTATCAGTGTCTCCAGAGCTAGAATTTGATGGTAACAGACAAGAGTTGAATATTCCTCCTTTGGATACAACAAAGGAACAATTAAGATGCTCCGAGCAAGTAGACCAAATCATATGGAATGATGAATATTTTAAGGGGAATTGGCCAGCTTTTTGATAGGTAGATCGACGGTTATGATTGGTTATTGgattttcattataaaatattattcgtTGATGATGAAAATCACTGACAACGAACAATACAACTagttaaaaaaggccaaacaaaATTTggtaatattagaaaaaaaaaaaaaaaaagacaaatttatgTGATTAGGCAGTGATCTTTGCTTATTTGTTTCATCTCTTTTTAAcacaatttgatccaaattgagtttgaataagaCTAAGCAGaacatcaatttaaatttaaaatagtttcatattatttgcttattttcacttgtttaaactaaaatagaattctaatttaaataaatcagaTCGGATATTACTCTATTCCTCttactttataaaaattttttgatgataATATAAATCTATCTAGATTGATAATGCCTACAGATAcatttggatttaatttttctgtacTAAGATTAGGTTTTCTTTTTAGTCTTGTGAAAGGCAGGTCATCCacattaaaattagaaattttatatgatattaaacTTTCATTATCTTCTATATACgatgaattaaattaattcttttatttttgaaataaaacaaaacaaacactaacaaaacaaacaatactAAATATGTTTGTtccatatattatttgaaaaatactaaaaatttggtcattcaaaaaatattagaataatatttatttgaggaaaaaaaaaaagtttaatactactagatatttttatttaaaagaaattgaaccATTACTTTCTACAGGGCTACTCCTCCCCTTGACTCCCTGAGAAGACCTTCAAGGTTAAATTCTTTTAGTAGGGCCAAAGGgtttattcccacctaaagtattcTAATTTTTCAGATATCTaccttttaactataaaaattttaaatatttactcggttaaatttgttagtttcaaaaataaaatcattattttatttgtaatattaaaaatgagttaaaattaaatcttattttccttcttaaaccttaaaaactaaaagttttttcttagatgaaattttaaaaatgacattttcccccgcctcagagtttagttttcaatctctgatACTAAACTATACAAGTAATGAAAACTATACAAGACATAGTCTGCAATGCTGAGAAACAAGTTAAACTCATCCTTGAATGCAGGATAGCAAGGCAAACAAAGGCCAGAAGCACCTACAACCAACGAGCACTTCTCTTAAGttactatcaaaatatttgCAATGATAGGCCTCAAGATAAAAGAAGGGAGCAAACAACAACAATTACAGAAGGGGTTGCCCTTGAGGCCCAAACCATATAAGTAATGAAAACTATGGTACAGTTGctggaaacaataaaaaaactgtGAAGTCTATCTTTTATATACTGTTTTAAGGAGTCGCGCATTATGCTTCCAAAAAGATGAATGAACAACATAGGGCAGCAAGCAGGAAGCTGCCTGCAGAGACCAATTTGAGCAGAGGCAGAAACTGCAGAGTCAGATTTATAAACTGCAGAGACAGGAGAAGCAACATAAAAGGGGCTGCAAAATTTTACTCCAGGGGGTGATTTTAGCAAGACATCCAGCTGCCTTTTGGGTCTTCTTGGTGGACAACAGAGACTTGGAGGCCAAAGGCAACAGGATAGTCTCAAAGAAGCAGAGTTCGctgcacaattttttttttttggtggttaGAAATGAAATGAAGATAAATAGCTTAATATTGCTTTAACTTCTGGATTTAATCAACAAAGTTTACAAAGCACATAATCCTGCTCAGGAAAAAGCATTCCTAATCTATCTAAAATCAAGCTCCTTAgctatattattttaatattttttcattatttttgatacaataaattgattgttattctaaaataaaaaatcttaaaattgcTTTTTATCAACTCCTTATTGGCTTAAGGGGACTGTCTCTTGTTTTTTTGTGAACTCACTCAAAAGTAagatttatccaaaaaaaaatattattattattattatatatatttattttaaatatataatacgCGCGATAAAGACGCCCCTTCACTTTTATATTCGCAGTAAATCTAGGCCGCACCTTAATGATAAAGGATTGCAAATTTCGAGGCTGATGGCATCACTCCTGAATTTTAGGAAGCTTAATGGGTTGTATATCATGGTACAATGTGGTGGAACCCATGAAGAGATATGCACTCTTTACACTTTCCAAGTGGACACAAGATATTTTAGATGTTAAAGTTTGCGATATTTTGGTATGCAAATTAAAAGGCTTTCTGGGTTTGGATAATCACTCAAATTCACAAGCAAAGACCCCCACAAAAATTCTTTTCAATTCCATAATTTCTCAGTTCCATTATTAATGGAAACCTGCTCTGTTCTCCCTCTCTCAAACCTCTCCTTTTCCCCCCAAAACTCAACAGAAACAAAGCTTTCCCTTCTTCTCCATCCGATTTTAACCAGAGGATTTCTCATTCCACTCGCTTGCTTTGCCAAAAAATGTATGTTCCAGGTGGGTATTATAATTTCCTCTCAGTCTGTGCTGTTGCAGACGTTTGTATCAGTGTTTTGTTGACAGTGAGATCGTTGCATGCAACGCAGGTTTTGCAGGAGCATCGCCAGAAGCTAAGGCGGCCAAAAACCtcaacaattttttcaattatattgcaGTTAAGATTGTCACTGCCCAGCTTGAGGTTTCCTCCTTATCTGTTCTTACCATCTTTCTTTCACACTTGCTATGTTGAGTTATATATCTCTTCGATAAAACTATATGACCTATTCAATTGGGTATCAAAATAATGAGTTACCGCGTGATTTTGaattactataaattaaaacaaaaactgtGTAATTCTGAAATTATGCATGTAGTTGTGGTGGGTATAATGCTGTAATTGTGGATAATATTTAACAGTTATAATTTCCCAGAACAGAGCTATAACCGTGAGGCATATGAAGAAATAACGGAGTTTCTGGGTAGCCACTCTCTGAATGATGGTGACAAATTCATCTCCGAATTGATGCGCGAATCTTCACAGCACAAGGGTTTAGGTATGTTATGTTCTTTCATAAATTTCTATTCTTGTTTGAACCTGAAATAATTGTCCTAACATACAGTATTAGTTTGAACTTTCATCCCTTGTCGATTGAGCCATGCAAACCAATGTTTTCAAACCTGATTGTTAGGATGGATCTTATCCGAATTGActtagattaaatttataattcaatttgaacgaatcaattttaaattagagttttaactcaatagttcaatttaatattgatttgtttaatttttttacaatattattcattttttttacgatattgtttattttgttaattagttTATAGGGACAATAcatcataattaaatatcaaaactttaattcGAGCTTAACCTAATTCTAAATTGGGAACAAATCCAATCTTACATAGTGGGCTTTGACTCAATCAATAATTTAGTCCGTTGGCCGATCAATCCAACATGAATATGATCtaattaaaactttgaaatgaaTTTATTGGATAATGTTAAACATAAATGTTTACAATTTAAGGGTGCCTGTGTCCAATCACAATACGGAAACCAAGGTTCTGCGTGATAGCCCAAGAGACACCAGTATGTCTTTCATCCTCAGAGAAGAgttttattaagttaaaaaatgatgCTGATGTCAGTAGATTGGTCGAACCAATTCAACTGAACAGTCTGGACTGGTTTTAAAACACCATCCTGAACTTATCAGTCAAAAACTGTTAAAAGTTTCAAACTGTCGTCCTTACGTTCACTGTAATTAGAGAAAACCCATCTGAATTGAATTAGCAGTTAAATGTTGTTCTTTTTATCACTGGATAAATTACTTATCATACGACTGACATGGTTAAATTTACGTGGACTATCATACGGCGTTGGCTTACAGCTCTTCGCATCCTGGAGGtcagaaaattatttattatcttcttcattcttctttCCAGAATAACCTGTTACAGGGTCATTGATTTCATCTTATCCGGATCTGCATTACAGGTCCGATCAGCATACTGTAAAAACGATTTTGAATGGGATAATTTGAAGCGGTTGGCCATTAAGGTAAATGATTTTCCTTTCTTCCGTTCACCGTTGGATGTTTCTCTCGTTCTTCTAAACTGTATAGTTGTATAATCCCTGGCATTTCTGCAGATGGTGAATGAATCAAACACAAGACTCATGAGAGATTATGTCTTGGAAACCAGTCCTGTAGAAGCTGAGAAGTGATCAGAATCTGCATGCATGCACGTCGGCTTTGCAATGCAGACGAGGCTGTTGGGGTTCTGTTGCTATGCAATTGCATAAGCTGATAAGCACTAAAATTGAACTTCTATAGGCGGTGTTCTAGCCTATtcgtgtgtatatatatatagttacaTAAACAATAGAGCTCTGTACTTTCCTTGTACTAATATTGATTTAGTGGAGATATTGTTGGTACTCTTTTGATCTTgtgttaaattcaaactaaaaattattcgAATTTGGTTAGATAATTCATCTTTAAAAAAGTTGTTAGTCTTTCAAACTACCGAATAATCCATTTCAAAGAAATCTATCACgtataatcaaatcaatagacttaaatattaatgtttagATTAcccaaaataatataaatatatatatatatatatatatacaagtgacagttaagaaaatttgttgaaatctTAGTCACATCACATATTGAAGCCAgagaaaatgtttaaaaaattatgagtgcGAGCGAATCTAGTTGGCTGTCAGAGGCTGGGGCTATGGGACTAACttacgaagaagaagaagatatgaTCAGATTCATCAGTTGAGAAATGTGAATAATTAACGGTGATTACTACACAGCCATGCATCATGGGACCCAGAGTTGGTGATCAATAATTAAACGAGATGTGAGACCTGCAACTCCATTCCAGTGGTTATGGCTGATCGTAGTGTCCCATTCTTTGCCTACTGATTTTCTGGTTATGCCCCTCACCCACCTACCCACCGCCCTTCTTCACTAATAAGAGCCATCCTGCGGAAACTTGAAACCTTGTCTTCTATACTACCAGTTTCTGAGTTATATTATCTTTATAGAGTGGTGGATCCATAGCAAGTTGGCTTATTCAGACGGTATAATGAGGGGTGGTCTTGGACAGATTCAATTTAGATTGAATCTAATCCTATTAAAGATTGTGTATTAAAACTTAATTGCATTATTGAAGTATTGTACCATTTGATAACCTTAATAATTCTCAAATGTTATGgaggttttttttaaatctatggAACTTACGACacaatcataatttaaataacaacaaaattatataattattttaaatatataaataaatatatatttaatatatattattatatgatttttaaaataaataaatactcaattatataataatacacataaatatctatctatttatatatataaattcagtCTGCATAATAGtattctttaaataatttaagaatgaGTAGATGTTGTCCTGAAAGAAATTTAACAAAGCAATTTATCATGCTTCAAAATCCAAAgtcaaaaaattgttaaaagtggGAGATCCGTCATTTTCATGAGAGGACATTTATGTCATTTCACTAAAATCTTCTAAAGTTAGTCCCAGTTTGTCTGCCAATCTCAGGCTTGATTTTGGTCCTTTCTTTCATGGTCTAACTACCAGCATCATAATTTCACTCAGACTCTcaaatccaaaatatttttttcagaaTGGTAAACAATAAcgttaataaaaaaagaaatcaccTTAAAAAGGAAAGTTTTGGTAGAATGACATAAATGAGCTCTCCAACTTGAGCTAAATTAGATCTTTAATTTGAGATTCATTCATTAGAGTCAAACATGAATTTGAAATCGACCTAACATAAATAGTAAACATTGATAATAGAGAGGAAAAGAACATTCACCTTATACAAAAATATGGTCATCTGAGATCAAGAGCTTTAGTTTGGTCACATTGGCAAGTCTacgaatttaattcaaataaaaactttaatttaagattaactTATTTGTACTAAACATAAATTCCAGCCCGATTCTGCTTGACTAAGAATGCACCAGCAGCAACAAAGTGTTGGAATGCAAAATTAAGAACGGGCGTACTTGATAGAAAAGAACAGAGAAGAAGAACAGAGAGAAGGAACTACCTGAAAAGTATTCATTCGTTACTTGCCCTCTTCAAACCTTACTTGAATTTTCCACTGTTTgcacttaaaattaatattaatattttccataaaatttttatttttcatttttcatttttttcgcCGACACTCAACTCACACTCGCTTCATTACTGCCGTCTCAATCAATCAAGCTTCGAatccctctctctctttctttctttctttctttaatggTGTTGGCTCTCTCAACATTCTTAATCTTAACAACTGCCACCAGCCTCACTTTCACTTTCACCTtctccttctcttcttctttcttggcTGCGTCTCCACGTTGCTGTACCATGCACTCAACATCACCTTAACCTCACCTCTGATCGTCACCTTTATCACAACGACCTGGAAAGAGAAGACAACAGCCGCCCACGAAAACAATGGCTGCGCAAACAAGACCTGTTTGTTCTGTTTCTTTTGTTGTATCTCAGTTTGTGTTCATTTTGTCTGCTCTGTCTCTCGTTCATTGCTCAACTGATGCTAATGATGGTAATTGTTGTTTAATAGCTAAGATCAAGTTACTTTCGTTTTTTagcttggtttttttttttttttggcgtgTGGGATTTATCGGTTTGGTTTAAAGTTTGAGGCTGTTGAGAATATGCAGAAAAGAGGGCTTTGAAAAAGCTTGAATCTTTTGGTTGTAAAGCTGTTTTggtattgaaaaaataaaatctcaatttGGGCTATCTCTTGGTTGCAGTTCAAGCTCTTCAGGCTATGTACACTTCACTAAACAATCCATCACAGCTTACTAATTGGAAAGGTAATGGAGGTGATCCATGTGCAGAGGCATGGAAAGGAGTATCTTGTGAGGGATCAGCTGTTGTTTCCATGTATGAATTGATACAATAATTgtagcttttattttattttttctttatcaacaGCACTGTTatgtatgattttgattatgGGTTAATCTGTTGTTTTGTAACAGTGATATTTCTAGGTTAGGACTCAGTGGAACATTGGGATACTTGCTTTCAGACCTTATGTCATTAAGGAAACTGTGAGAAAAATCCTTGCTTTGTTTCGTTTATTGGGTTTAATGAAGTTATCTATAGTTTTTGTCTATTTGAttatgtttccttttttttttttttttctgtggcTAGCGATTTGAGTGGCAACAACATTCAAGATACAATCCCATATCAGTTACCACCAAATCTTACAAGCTTGTAAGGTTCTATCGTTTTCATGTTTTAAATTACTTGCTTGGTGTGCTGATTCTTGTTCATTTTATGATGCAGAAATCTTGCTAGCAATAACTTTACTGGGAATCTTCCTTATTCTATTTCTGCCATGGTTAAGCTCACTTATCTGTAAGTAGGTTGTCTTGGAAGCTATGAAATTTGATTAATCTATCATGCAATTCTTTTGCAGTTTGGAATATGTCTTATTGCCTGAGCGAGTGTGGTTTGTTGTTTAGGAATGTAAGTCAAAATTCACTCACGCAGTCAATGGGAGATTTTTTTGGTAGTCTTGCTGCCCTCTCAACCTTGTAAGACATCTTACTTGAATGCAGCTTTGTTGCTGCTGTTATATTGGCTTTGATTTCTGTAATGTTCAGGgccatataattattttgctgAGAACTTTAATTTATGATCTGTTATATTATggaaattttacttttgttcAATATGGTGTTTGTGTATGAATTATGTAAATTTGATTCTTAAAATTAAGCCTTTGGCCCTCTTCAGCTCAGTGCCTACTGGAGAGCATCTATAACTTTTGAGAAATTGCAACTGCTGGTTGTTTCTAATAGTATTGTTCATTGAATGACTATTCCATTTAATGCAGAGACATCTCTTTCAACAACTTTTCTGGAGATCTTCCCAATTCGCTTGGTTCGTTGTCCAATATTTCTGAACTGTGAGTAAATTGATAGTTCCTAGGGAAAAAAATTGCCAATATTCATGAAGTTCTATCAGAGTGCACatgatatcttaattttttgCAGCTATATGCAGAACAATCAATTGACTGGTACACTTGATGTTCTCTCGGGTTTGCATTTGACTACTCTGTAAGTTTCTGTTTCTGTTTTGGAGTTTGCTGTTATATTATCTTCTCATCTGTACCAATCTCATATAAATTTCCAACAGAAATGTTGCAAACAATCATTTCAATGGTTCGATTCCTCGAGAGCTTATttctatccaaaattttatgtaaGCTTTTGTTGATTGCCTCTTATATGATGATTCTTTCCATCAATTTTTAATGACTTCTTCATATGCTCGACTTTGCTACTATTATAAAATAGATATGATGGCAATTCTTTTGACAATGGTCCTGCTCCACTGCTGCCTCCATACACTTCACCACCACCTGGTAGATCTCGTAATAATGATACTCGTTCTAGATCAAGCTCACGTGCACCACCAGATAGCCAGTCATCTGTTTCAGATGAAGGATTGTCAATTGGATCTATTATAGGCATACTTCTGGGTGCTGTGGTTCTGGGTGCCCTAGTAATACTTACTCTTTGTTACATTGCTCAAAAGAATAGAAGAAAGGCAAGTGGTACAATGACTTCTGCAGGAAATCTCCCTATCAGCATTACGAATGGtaggttttcatttttctattttcttttattctctcGCATCTCTATTCTAGTTTCAAGAGTGAATCTCTTAAGACCAAGATACAGTGATAACTGATAAGTTTATTCTTTTATGATCTAAATCATTTCTATAGATTTCACGTAGTTTCATTTCAAACACTACCTAAACATAAATGTTTTTGTCCAATAAGAATAAATTCTGCTTTAGTCAGCCTGCTTGGAAGTCTACAGTCATTAACAATTTGGATCTCAAAGCTCATTGTCATGATCCTAATTGTTTTGGTGTTGCAATCcactttggtttttttttttttttgcagtaaATGCCGAGATGCAAGAACCAATAGTGAAAAGTGCAGCTGCTGTTACTTATCTGACACCCCCACCTGCAGAAAAATTGGTGGTTGAGAGTGTGTCAAAAAATGGCTccttaaagaaaatgaagtcaTCTATCACTGCTACTGCATATACCATCGCTTCTCTCCAAACAGCTACAAATAGTTTCAGTCAAGACTTTCTTATTGGTGAAGGTTCCCTTGGTCGTGTTTACAAAGCAGAGTTTCCCACTGGAAAGGTAACCGGATGGTGCtgtaattatttaacaaataacaatatagTGGTTCCACTGGGGTCTATGACAATTAGACTAGGgtacaataatataataagcaTATATTGGCTCGGCAGAATTATCTACTGCAACAATTCTGCAGTAAGAATCTAATGCTGTCCTATATTCTCCTCTCTTCCTTATCCTATTTATATTGATATCTATACAGCCTTCATTGTTGCAAAGAActcttaatttttctcttaatgaTAGTCTTTTTGTGTTTGGCTTGAACTAGATAATGGCTGTTAAGAAGATTGACAATGCGGCACTCTCATTACAGGAGGAAGATTATTTTCTTGATGCCGTTTCTAATATGTTATGCTTGAGGCATCTTAACATTGTTACACTAGCTGGATATTGTGCAGAGTATGGTCAGCGTCTTCTAGTTTATGAGTATGTAGGAAATGGTAGTCTGCATGACATGCTGCACTTAGTTGATGATAGCAGCAAGAACCTGACTTGGAATGCACGTGTTAGGGTAGCACTAGGAACTGCTCGGGCTTTAGAGTATGTGAcgtttttgacattttaagtTTCTCTCTACTCCCCCTCTCTTCTTGTAGGGGCAGGCTCAGGTGGTTGAAGTGTGTCCTTTTCTAAACATTGCTCTGTCTGTCAGGTATTTGCATGAAGTGTGCTTGCCTTCTGTTGTACATAGAAACTTTAAGTCTGCAAACATTCTACTCGATGAAGAACTGAATCCCTACTTGTCAGATTGTGGTTTAGCTGTGCTTACACCAAACACTGAGCGACAGGTTTCCACTCAGATGATCGGTGCATTCGGATATAGTGCCCCTGAATTTGCCTTGTCAGGGATATACACAGTAAAAAGTGATGTGTACAGCTTTGGGGTAGTTATGTTGGAGCTGTTGACTGGTCGGAAGCCCCTCGACAGGTAAACCTTGTTTTACATTATTGTCAAAAATTTGTTCCTGAACTTGAATGGTATACGTGATTCTCTCATTTGTTTTATTGCCTGTTCTTCAGTTCAAGGCCAAGATTGGAGCAATCGCTCGTGAGGTGGGCGACTCCCCAACTACATGATATAGATGCATTGGCAAAAATGGTTGATCCTGCCTTGAACGGCATGTATCCAGCGAAGTCTCTGTCACGCTTTGCTGACATCATTGCTCTCTGTGTTCAGgtaaatttcttattttccaTGTTATATGTAACTTTCCAGTTGCAGTATTACCTGCAGTATGTTTGACTCTGATCTTCTGTCTCTAAACCCTGGTGTTTGTCTAGTTCTATATTTTACTTTTCCTCTGTCGACAATTATTCATTAACATCTTTTTCCTTCTACACAGCCGGAACCTGAGTTTAGGCCTCCGATGTCCGAAGTTGTGCAAGCATTGGTGCGTCTAGTGCAAAGGGCCAGTGTTGTAAATAGGCGATCCAGTGACGAATCAGGATTTGCCTACAAGACCCCAAAGCACGAAGCTATCGACATGTCATTCTAAGCATACCAACAGCGTTGAACCTGAAAGTGGCTGCTTCCAATTTTACATACAACCATGCCGAGCTGTGGAGACACCGAAGAACACATAActggagagaaaaaaagatatgTAATTATTCCCAGTACATTCATcatctttataaattttattccctaatgaaaattaaagtgtgtaataatatttttagcgGAAATTCTGCAgtgtattttgtattttcttctgATATCTTGATGCATATTCAAGATGTTTTTGCTGCTTCATAATAAATTCTGCCTCTGATTCAAGTCTTGAAGATCATTATTGTGAGGACTTGTGttccatatatttatttaattgtggAGAGTtgcaaaaattgatttgagaaCCATTCTATTAGATTTATACTAAGCTTAAGTTTGAATTCGACGAGATCACAAGATAGACAGGAACAACCAACTTCTATTTCAGTTCAAAAAagtataacaattttatatatttatcaattactcataaaagtcaaaaagaaaagataataaaatttatggaATTATGTTGAAGTGCTTAACAATGGAAAATGTGAGCCAACCAAACAACGGCCTAGTCCTATCAATCAACTAGTTCCATGTGCATTCTtctctttcctctctttttatttgaaaaataaataaataaataaatattacgtaatttgttgtatttgttaataattaatatataattttattttaaaaattataattattttttaattaaatctaaacTGAAGTAATATAGTTTGACGTAATGtttaattctatttaaattagagttttaatatgataattctACATGTATTTAGCTCAAatctctttttaataatattatttattttatcaataaaattatttatttagttgataatattatttatattatcagtAAACCTtggttataaattataaattaaacttatgaatatatatatatatatatatatatatatataaagtacgattttgttttgttaatatatgttatatCGTGTCAATGTTTATACCTAAATTATGATACCAAACATTTTCTAGCACCTATGATACATACCATTCTTTCTtcggattaaaaaaaaaaattggtgaaaAAGTTCCTTATTGATAGGCGAAGCA harbors:
- the LOC123193544 gene encoding chaperonin-like RBCX protein 1, chloroplastic isoform X1, with the translated sequence MYVPGFAGASPEAKAAKNLNNFFNYIAVKIVTAQLESYNREAYEEITEFLGSHSLNDGDKFISELMRESSQHKGLALRILEVRSAYCKNDFEWDNLKRLAIKMVNESNTRLMRDYVLETSPVEAEK
- the LOC123193544 gene encoding chaperonin-like RBCX protein 1, chloroplastic isoform X2, with the translated sequence MYVPGFAGASPEAKAAKNLNNFFNYIASYNREAYEEITEFLGSHSLNDGDKFISELMRESSQHKGLALRILEVRSAYCKNDFEWDNLKRLAIKMVNESNTRLMRDYVLETSPVEAEK
- the LOC123192422 gene encoding protein STRUBBELIG-RECEPTOR FAMILY 8-like isoform X1; translated protein: MAAQTRPVCSVSFVVSQFVFILSALSLVHCSTDANDVQALQAMYTSLNNPSQLTNWKGNGGDPCAEAWKGVSCEGSAVVSIDISRLGLSGTLGYLLSDLMSLRKLDLSGNNIQDTIPYQLPPNLTSLNLASNNFTGNLPYSISAMVKLTYLNVSQNSLTQSMGDFFGSLAALSTLDISFNNFSGDLPNSLGSLSNISELYMQNNQLTGTLDVLSGLHLTTLNVANNHFNGSIPRELISIQNFIYDGNSFDNGPAPLLPPYTSPPPGRSRNNDTRSRSSSRAPPDSQSSVSDEGLSIGSIIGILLGAVVLGALVILTLCYIAQKNRRKASGTMTSAGNLPISITNVNAEMQEPIVKSAAAVTYLTPPPAEKLVVESVSKNGSLKKMKSSITATAYTIASLQTATNSFSQDFLIGEGSLGRVYKAEFPTGKIMAVKKIDNAALSLQEEDYFLDAVSNMLCLRHLNIVTLAGYCAEYGQRLLVYEYVGNGSLHDMLHLVDDSSKNLTWNARVRVALGTARALEYLHEVCLPSVVHRNFKSANILLDEELNPYLSDCGLAVLTPNTERQVSTQMIGAFGYSAPEFALSGIYTVKSDVYSFGVVMLELLTGRKPLDSSRPRLEQSLVRWATPQLHDIDALAKMVDPALNGMYPAKSLSRFADIIALCVQPEPEFRPPMSEVVQALVRLVQRASVVNRRSSDESGFAYKTPKHEAIDMSF
- the LOC123192422 gene encoding protein STRUBBELIG-RECEPTOR FAMILY 8-like isoform X2, encoding MAAQTRPVCSVSFVVSQFVFILSALSLVHCSTDANDVQALQAMYTSLNNPSQLTNWKGNGGDPCAEAWKGVSCEGSAVVSIDISRLGLSGTLGYLLSDLMSLRKLDLSGNNIQDTIPYQLPPNLTSLNLASNNFTGNLPYSISAMVKLTYLNVSQNSLTQSMGDFFGSLAALSTLDISFNNFSGDLPNSLGSLSNISELYMQNNQLTGTLDVLSGLHLTTLYDGNSFDNGPAPLLPPYTSPPPGRSRNNDTRSRSSSRAPPDSQSSVSDEGLSIGSIIGILLGAVVLGALVILTLCYIAQKNRRKASGTMTSAGNLPISITNVNAEMQEPIVKSAAAVTYLTPPPAEKLVVESVSKNGSLKKMKSSITATAYTIASLQTATNSFSQDFLIGEGSLGRVYKAEFPTGKIMAVKKIDNAALSLQEEDYFLDAVSNMLCLRHLNIVTLAGYCAEYGQRLLVYEYVGNGSLHDMLHLVDDSSKNLTWNARVRVALGTARALEYLHEVCLPSVVHRNFKSANILLDEELNPYLSDCGLAVLTPNTERQVSTQMIGAFGYSAPEFALSGIYTVKSDVYSFGVVMLELLTGRKPLDSSRPRLEQSLVRWATPQLHDIDALAKMVDPALNGMYPAKSLSRFADIIALCVQPEPEFRPPMSEVVQALVRLVQRASVVNRRSSDESGFAYKTPKHEAIDMSF